A genomic segment from Pseudoxanthomonas sp. CF385 encodes:
- a CDS encoding aspartyl/asparaginyl beta-hydroxylase domain-containing protein encodes MTPSTLALALLGLYVAGSIAYVYRWRGRRRYAGFGEYLRKSWPVFAPLNCVLYMATRRFARQPVIDRGYLDGISILRAHWPRIRDEALTLYRAGHLDATAHPGSPGYHDLGFRTFYRRGWRKFYLAWYGTPHASAQRLCPETVWLLAQVPGIRAAMFSVLPPGAELSLHADPLACSFRYHLGLATPNDDRCFINVDGRALSWRDGEDFVFDETYPHYARNDTDQIRLILMCDVERPMHAAGRAFNFGYAQLARALAVPNTHGDPRGWLTAVFAGVAPLRERAVTMKSRHRGAYVLLKYSLNATLLLLAFLPVYAVLQWVERAGIAALY; translated from the coding sequence ATGACCCCCAGCACTCTCGCGCTGGCCCTGCTCGGCCTGTACGTGGCCGGCAGCATCGCCTACGTCTACCGCTGGCGTGGCCGGCGGCGCTATGCCGGGTTCGGCGAATACCTGCGCAAGAGCTGGCCGGTGTTCGCGCCGCTCAACTGCGTGCTGTACATGGCCACGCGCCGGTTTGCGCGGCAGCCGGTGATCGACCGCGGCTATCTCGACGGCATCTCGATCCTGCGCGCGCACTGGCCGCGCATCCGCGACGAAGCGTTGACGCTGTACCGCGCAGGGCATCTGGACGCGACCGCCCACCCGGGGTCGCCGGGCTACCACGACCTGGGCTTCCGCACGTTCTACAGGCGCGGCTGGAGGAAGTTCTACCTGGCCTGGTACGGCACGCCGCATGCGTCGGCGCAACGGCTGTGCCCGGAGACGGTGTGGCTGCTGGCGCAGGTGCCCGGCATCCGCGCCGCGATGTTCTCGGTGTTGCCGCCGGGTGCGGAGCTCAGCCTGCATGCCGATCCGCTGGCGTGCTCCTTCCGCTACCACCTGGGCCTGGCCACGCCGAACGACGATCGCTGCTTCATCAACGTCGATGGTCGTGCGTTGTCATGGCGCGACGGTGAGGACTTCGTCTTCGACGAGACCTATCCGCACTACGCGCGCAACGACACCGATCAGATCCGCCTGATCCTGATGTGCGATGTCGAGCGGCCGATGCACGCGGCCGGGCGCGCCTTCAATTTCGGCTACGCGCAGCTCGCGCGTGCGCTTGCGGTGCCCAACACGCACGGGGATCCACGCGGCTGGCTCACCGCGGTGTTCGCCGGCGTCGCGCCGCTGCGCGAGCGCGCGGTGACGATGAAGTCGCGCCATCGCGGCGCGTACGTGCTGCTGAAATATTCGTTGAACGCGACGCTGCTGTTGCTCGCCTTCCTGCCCGTCTACGCCGTGCTACAGTGGGTCGAGCGCGCGGGCATCGCCGCGCTGTACTGA
- a CDS encoding SCO family protein — protein MKIASLFLSALLVLATPLQAQSLPGDSVYHLQARTQDSHGAPVAWASLRGQPRLVSMFYTNCHLMCPLIIENAKSVQKQLSPAERRQLGMVMVSLDPGRDTPDAMQEVARRHRVPEGWQFLTPAANDVRAIASVLDVRYRFRDDGSINHTSVLVLLDAEGRVRARSEVTAAAVDPAFLIQIKALLAGP, from the coding sequence ATGAAGATCGCCTCCCTGTTCCTCTCCGCCTTGCTGGTACTCGCGACGCCTTTGCAGGCGCAGTCGCTGCCCGGCGATTCGGTCTACCACCTGCAAGCCCGCACGCAGGACAGCCACGGTGCGCCTGTGGCGTGGGCCTCGCTGCGCGGACAGCCGCGCCTGGTGTCGATGTTCTACACGAACTGCCACCTGATGTGCCCGCTGATCATCGAGAACGCCAAGAGCGTGCAGAAACAGCTGTCGCCGGCCGAGCGCCGGCAGCTGGGCATGGTGATGGTCAGCCTCGATCCCGGCCGCGACACCCCCGATGCGATGCAGGAGGTGGCCCGGCGCCATCGCGTGCCGGAGGGATGGCAGTTCCTGACGCCGGCGGCGAACGACGTCCGCGCCATCGCCAGCGTGCTGGACGTGCGCTACCGCTTCCGCGACGACGGCAGCATCAACCACACCAGCGTGCTGGTGCTGCTCGACGCCGAGGGACGGGTGCGCGCCCGCAGCGAAGTGACGGCGGCCGCCGTCGACCCCGCCTTCCTGATCCAGATCAAGGCGCTGCTCGCCGGGCCGTGA
- a CDS encoding TonB-dependent copper receptor: MNRNLLAVALIGALAHTVSAHAQDAHAGAHADALPVTTLDDVVVVGVAPAMATTVITDPKLPRQPVPASDGADYLKTIPGFSTLRSGGTNGDPVLRGMFGSRINLMTNDGAMSGACPARMDNALSYIAPETYDRLVVIKGPQTVLWGGGASAGTVRFEREIPYFAEPGVQGSGSVLAGSHGRNDQVLDLSAGTPRGYARLSANRSEADDYEDGNGDIVPSAWKKWNADAALGWTPDENTVLELSAGIGDAQARYAGRGMDGAQFRRDSLGLRFEKKHIGGVLDAVVANVYQNDVDHVMDNYSLREPDPASSMPMPMASNVAHRTRGGRVATTWQAGRWEVTTGLDLRDSRHGQRSASGRGAYLAVPWRVDAKFQSWGAFAESHWHITDTHHLMSGVRLDRAEAQDLRVTTGGMMPMPNPTAGMTREESLPSAFVRYEYDLGGRWGAYAGLGHTQRMPDYWELFSPTRGPVGAANAFAGVEPERTTQLDVGLQFKGAKVDAWASLYAGRVQDFILFDYSTGMMGSSTRAHNVDADIRGGEAGIDWRPAQGWKLSGAASYAWGAVRDTGTALPQMPPLEARFSVSHERGPWSWGALWRVAAAQERVSTQQGNIVGRDLGPSAGFAVFSLNSGYRFNDRLQLTAGIDNLFDRTYSEHLNLGGNSAFGYPADPVRINEPGRTAWVKLNLRY, from the coding sequence ATGAACCGAAATCTGCTTGCCGTCGCCCTGATCGGCGCACTCGCCCACACGGTGTCCGCCCATGCGCAGGACGCGCACGCCGGCGCGCACGCCGACGCGCTGCCGGTCACCACGCTGGACGACGTTGTGGTGGTGGGTGTCGCGCCCGCGATGGCCACCACCGTCATCACCGATCCGAAGCTCCCGCGCCAGCCCGTGCCCGCCAGCGACGGTGCCGATTACCTGAAGACCATTCCCGGCTTCTCCACGCTGCGCAGCGGCGGCACCAACGGCGATCCGGTGCTGCGCGGCATGTTCGGTTCGCGCATCAACCTGATGACGAACGATGGCGCGATGAGCGGCGCCTGCCCCGCGCGCATGGACAACGCGCTCTCGTACATCGCGCCGGAAACCTACGACCGGCTGGTCGTCATCAAGGGGCCGCAGACGGTGCTGTGGGGCGGCGGCGCGTCGGCGGGCACGGTGCGCTTCGAACGCGAGATTCCGTACTTCGCCGAACCGGGCGTGCAGGGGTCCGGCAGCGTGCTGGCCGGCAGCCACGGCCGCAACGACCAGGTGCTCGACCTCAGCGCCGGCACCCCGCGCGGCTATGCGCGCCTGTCGGCCAACCGCTCCGAGGCCGACGACTATGAGGACGGCAACGGCGACATCGTGCCGTCCGCCTGGAAGAAGTGGAACGCCGACGCTGCGCTCGGCTGGACGCCGGACGAGAACACCGTGCTCGAACTCAGCGCCGGCATCGGCGATGCGCAGGCGCGCTACGCCGGTCGCGGCATGGACGGCGCGCAATTCCGCCGCGACAGCCTGGGCCTGCGCTTCGAGAAGAAGCATATCGGCGGCGTACTGGACGCCGTGGTCGCCAACGTCTACCAGAACGACGTGGACCACGTGATGGACAACTACAGCCTGCGCGAACCCGACCCCGCCAGCAGCATGCCGATGCCGATGGCCAGCAACGTGGCGCACCGCACGCGCGGCGGTCGCGTCGCGACCACCTGGCAAGCGGGTCGCTGGGAAGTGACCACCGGCCTGGACCTGCGCGACAGCCGGCATGGTCAGCGCAGCGCCAGCGGTCGCGGCGCCTACCTCGCCGTGCCCTGGCGGGTGGACGCGAAGTTCCAGAGCTGGGGCGCGTTCGCCGAGTCGCACTGGCACATCACCGACACGCACCACCTGATGAGCGGCGTGCGCCTCGATCGTGCCGAAGCGCAGGACCTGCGCGTGACCACCGGCGGCATGATGCCGATGCCGAATCCCACCGCCGGCATGACGCGCGAGGAATCGCTGCCCAGCGCCTTCGTGCGCTACGAATACGACCTGGGTGGCCGCTGGGGCGCGTACGCCGGCCTGGGCCACACGCAGCGCATGCCCGACTACTGGGAGCTGTTCTCGCCTACGCGCGGCCCGGTCGGTGCAGCCAACGCCTTCGCGGGCGTGGAGCCCGAGCGCACCACGCAGCTGGATGTCGGCCTGCAGTTCAAGGGCGCGAAAGTGGATGCGTGGGCATCGTTGTATGCCGGACGCGTGCAGGATTTCATCCTGTTCGACTACTCGACCGGGATGATGGGCAGCAGTACCCGTGCGCATAACGTGGATGCCGACATCCGCGGTGGCGAGGCCGGCATCGACTGGCGTCCGGCGCAAGGCTGGAAGCTGTCGGGCGCCGCGTCGTACGCCTGGGGTGCGGTGCGCGATACCGGCACGGCGCTTCCGCAGATGCCGCCGCTGGAGGCGCGTTTCTCGGTCAGCCATGAACGCGGGCCGTGGTCGTGGGGCGCGTTGTGGCGCGTGGCGGCCGCGCAGGAGCGCGTCAGTACACAGCAGGGCAACATCGTCGGCCGTGACCTCGGGCCGAGCGCGGGCTTCGCGGTGTTCTCCCTCAACAGCGGCTATCGCTTCAACGATCGCCTGCAACTGACCGCCGGCATCGACAACCTGTTCGACCGCACCTACAGCGAGCACCTCAATCTCGGCGGCAACAGCGCCTTCGGTTATCCGGCCGACCCGGTGCGCATCAACGAGCCCGGGCGCACCGCCTGGGTGAAACTCAACCTGCGCTATTGA
- a CDS encoding HAMP domain-containing sensor histidine kinase, whose translation MNRLRALLAKPRGVHGGITVALVVFGLIMMASLTFQNFSSQGLIEHRYWADLLRSVSADHAARVRAGEADTLPQTGLVRSWYIAPGQRATSAPSYLADLPPGYYSTENGFRNFTALDSFDGHGSFHSVVVELPPGRLITALDIGEIEDQQNRTSLWSVAWALSFALMIGAVIAWLHTNLVRPVRDLADRMQAIDPRDSSARLPTTYLREEIQVIAQASNVHLERVGQFIERERSLLDQASHEFRTPIAVIAGAVDVLQQMPLPDTSRPALARIEHAVEGLSETMVALLYLAREPEAGDEPADVTALHECLPGVVRDHEHLLQGRSTQLRIGALPPTYLAAPEAMVRIAVSNLVRNAIEHTEAGAIDVTLADGVIAVVDSGSGFDPVEAARRYRDSLRQATPPRGQGLGLFLIGRICDRFGWKLDIDAGGIAGTRARLDVSASIIPL comes from the coding sequence TTGAATAGGCTGCGCGCCCTGCTCGCGAAGCCGCGCGGCGTGCACGGGGGCATCACCGTGGCGCTGGTGGTGTTCGGGCTGATCATGATGGCTTCGCTGACGTTCCAGAACTTCAGCAGCCAGGGCCTGATCGAACACCGCTACTGGGCCGACCTGCTGCGCTCGGTATCGGCCGACCACGCCGCGCGCGTGCGGGCGGGCGAAGCGGACACGCTGCCACAGACCGGCCTGGTACGCTCCTGGTACATCGCCCCGGGCCAGCGCGCCACGTCCGCGCCGTCGTACCTGGCGGACCTGCCTCCGGGCTACTACTCCACCGAAAACGGGTTTCGCAATTTCACCGCGCTCGACAGCTTCGACGGACACGGCAGCTTCCATTCGGTGGTCGTCGAGCTGCCGCCGGGCCGGCTGATCACCGCGCTCGACATCGGCGAGATCGAGGACCAGCAGAACCGCACTTCGCTGTGGAGCGTGGCGTGGGCGCTGTCGTTCGCGCTGATGATCGGCGCGGTGATCGCCTGGCTGCACACGAATCTCGTGCGCCCCGTGCGCGACCTGGCCGACCGCATGCAGGCCATCGATCCGCGCGACAGCAGCGCCCGCCTGCCGACGACCTACCTGCGCGAAGAGATCCAGGTGATCGCGCAGGCCAGCAACGTGCACCTGGAGCGCGTGGGCCAGTTCATCGAGCGCGAGCGCAGCCTGCTCGACCAGGCCAGCCACGAATTCCGCACGCCCATCGCCGTCATCGCCGGCGCCGTCGACGTGCTCCAGCAGATGCCATTGCCGGATACGTCGCGTCCGGCGCTCGCCCGCATCGAGCATGCGGTCGAAGGCCTCTCCGAGACGATGGTGGCGCTGCTCTACCTGGCGCGCGAACCCGAGGCCGGCGACGAACCGGCCGATGTCACCGCGTTGCACGAATGCCTGCCCGGCGTCGTGCGGGACCACGAACACCTGCTGCAAGGCCGGAGCACGCAGCTGCGCATCGGCGCGCTGCCGCCGACCTACCTCGCCGCACCGGAAGCCATGGTGCGCATCGCGGTCAGCAACCTGGTGCGCAACGCCATCGAGCACACCGAGGCCGGCGCCATCGACGTCACCCTGGCCGACGGCGTGATCGCCGTCGTCGACTCGGGCAGCGGCTTCGATCCGGTGGAAGCCGCGCGCCGCTACCGCGACAGCCTGCGCCAGGCCACGCCGCCGCGCGGCCAGGGCCTGGGCCTGTTCCTGATCGGCCGCATCTGCGACCGCTTCGGCTGGAAGCTCGATATCGACGCCGGCGGCATCGCCGGCACGCGCGCGCGCCTGGACGTGTCCGCCAGCATCATCCCGCTGTAA
- the azu gene encoding azurin codes for MKLSRTFAAIALLSAAGMAQAAGNCTVSLKGDDAMKFDLKEATVSASCPTITIELTHSGKLPVTAMGHNVVVSKTADLAAVARDGMKAGAAGAYVQANDARVIAHTALVGGGQKTKITFPGKKLTAGGDYSFFCSFPGHSTMMKGKLVVTK; via the coding sequence ATGAAACTCTCCCGTACCTTCGCCGCCATCGCCCTGCTCAGCGCCGCCGGCATGGCCCAGGCGGCCGGCAACTGCACCGTCAGCCTGAAGGGCGATGACGCGATGAAGTTCGACCTGAAGGAGGCCACCGTCTCCGCCAGCTGCCCCACCATCACCATCGAGCTGACCCACAGCGGCAAGCTGCCGGTCACCGCCATGGGCCACAACGTGGTCGTGTCCAAGACCGCCGACCTGGCCGCCGTCGCCCGCGACGGCATGAAGGCCGGCGCGGCCGGTGCCTACGTGCAGGCCAACGACGCACGCGTGATCGCGCATACCGCGCTGGTCGGCGGTGGCCAGAAGACCAAGATCACCTTCCCCGGCAAGAAGCTCACCGCCGGCGGGGACTACAGCTTCTTCTGCAGCTTCCCCGGCCACTCCACGATGATGAAGGGCAAGCTGGTCGTGACCAAGTAA
- a CDS encoding MipA/OmpV family protein, protein MKKLLLSVLLSSLPLAAFAQEDGDGPPEGGPPRWSVGLGAMIKDSPYAGEGTDVQPIPLVSYEGERFYFRGITAGWRFIDTGAFELSALGKFRFDGFKVDDLGRVELARNGLDYRLLDDRDMGFDLGLGMTWKGRGGELEVELLADATGTSEGQEVSLQYGYPIEIGRGQLTPNIGVTWQSKDMANYYYGTLDEEVARRVVDYKPGAVTVPHIGVQYFRPIGEKWSVMGFARYSSLPDEISDSPLLEPDTDGSASLFIGFSRGF, encoded by the coding sequence ATGAAGAAGCTCCTGTTGTCCGTGTTGTTGTCCAGCCTGCCCTTGGCGGCGTTCGCGCAGGAAGACGGCGATGGCCCGCCGGAAGGCGGCCCGCCGCGCTGGAGCGTCGGCCTGGGCGCGATGATCAAGGACAGCCCCTATGCCGGCGAGGGCACCGACGTGCAGCCGATCCCGCTGGTGTCGTACGAGGGAGAGCGCTTCTACTTCCGCGGCATCACCGCCGGCTGGCGCTTCATCGATACCGGTGCGTTCGAACTGAGCGCCTTGGGCAAGTTCCGCTTCGACGGTTTCAAGGTCGATGATCTCGGCCGCGTCGAACTGGCCCGCAACGGTCTGGATTACCGACTGCTCGACGACCGCGACATGGGCTTTGACCTGGGCCTGGGCATGACGTGGAAGGGCCGCGGCGGCGAGCTGGAAGTCGAACTGCTGGCCGACGCCACCGGCACCAGCGAAGGCCAGGAAGTGTCGCTGCAGTACGGCTACCCCATCGAGATCGGCCGCGGACAACTGACGCCGAACATCGGCGTCACCTGGCAGTCCAAGGACATGGCGAATTACTACTACGGCACGCTCGACGAGGAAGTCGCGCGCCGCGTGGTGGACTACAAGCCGGGCGCGGTCACCGTCCCGCACATCGGCGTGCAGTACTTCCGCCCGATCGGCGAGAAGTGGTCGGTCATGGGCTTCGCCCGCTACAGCAGCCTGCCGGACGAGATCTCCGACAGCCCGCTGCTGGAGCCGGACACCGACGGCAGCGCCTCGCTGTTCATCGGGTTCTCGCGCGGCTTCTGA
- the nirK gene encoding copper-containing nitrite reductase gives MKRLHTSLLACALAALLAGPAFAGGEGGKITPAGETIHAVLTAPPMVPPPLTRKTPAHVVVDLEMIEKDMRMADGVTYNFWTFGGTVPGSFIRVRKGDTVEFKLKNRHDSHMSHNIDLHAVTGQGGGAEATFTLPGKETQFSFKALNPGLYIYHCAMAPVGMHIANGMYGLILVEPEEGLPPVDKEFYVVQGDFYTEGAYGEPGLQPFSLEKAIDEHPTYVVFNGSVDALQGDNALKAKAGETIRMFVGNGGPNLVSSFHVIGEIFDKVWTEGGSKYQENVQTTLIPAGGSAMVEFKADVPGNFVLVDHSIFRTFHKGSLGILKVEGDKNPDIYTGQQHDIEYPEAKPADKK, from the coding sequence ATGAAACGCCTGCATACCTCGCTGCTTGCCTGTGCCCTCGCCGCATTGCTCGCCGGCCCCGCCTTCGCGGGTGGGGAAGGCGGCAAGATCACGCCCGCCGGCGAAACGATCCATGCCGTGCTGACGGCACCGCCGATGGTGCCGCCGCCGCTGACGCGCAAGACGCCGGCCCACGTCGTCGTCGATCTCGAGATGATCGAGAAGGACATGCGCATGGCCGACGGCGTGACCTACAACTTCTGGACGTTCGGCGGCACCGTGCCGGGCAGCTTCATCCGCGTGCGCAAGGGCGACACGGTGGAGTTCAAGCTGAAGAACCGCCACGACTCGCACATGTCGCACAACATCGACCTGCATGCGGTCACCGGCCAGGGTGGCGGCGCGGAAGCCACGTTCACCCTGCCGGGCAAGGAAACGCAGTTCTCCTTCAAGGCGCTGAATCCCGGCCTGTACATCTACCACTGCGCGATGGCGCCGGTCGGCATGCACATCGCCAACGGCATGTACGGCCTGATCCTGGTGGAGCCGGAAGAAGGCCTGCCGCCGGTCGACAAGGAGTTCTACGTGGTGCAGGGCGACTTCTACACCGAAGGCGCGTACGGCGAGCCCGGCCTGCAGCCCTTCAGCCTGGAGAAGGCGATCGACGAGCACCCGACCTACGTGGTGTTCAACGGATCGGTGGACGCATTGCAGGGCGACAACGCGCTCAAGGCCAAGGCCGGCGAGACGATCCGCATGTTCGTCGGCAACGGCGGCCCAAATCTGGTCTCCAGCTTCCACGTGATCGGCGAGATCTTCGACAAGGTCTGGACCGAGGGCGGCAGCAAGTACCAGGAGAACGTGCAGACCACGCTGATCCCCGCCGGCGGTTCGGCCATGGTCGAGTTCAAGGCGGACGTGCCGGGCAACTTCGTGCTGGTGGACCACAGCATCTTCCGCACGTTCCACAAGGGCTCGCTGGGCATCCTGAAAGTCGAGGGCGACAAGAACCCCGACATCTACACGGGCCAGCAGCACGACATCGAGTACCCGGAAGCGAAACCGGCCGACAAGAAGTGA
- a CDS encoding response regulator transcription factor, with amino-acid sequence MSILIIEDNAQLAANLYDYLEGCGHVLDAAPDGLSGLHLASSKDYDAIVLDWNLPRLDGLTVLRRLRGEAKKKVPVIMLTARDQLTDKIDGFESGLDDYLVKPVALPEIEVRLRALVTRLRQSAAPEDILTVGDLTFHMGTMEIHRGARRIVLTRTGRRLLELLMRESPQVVSRAKLERAAWGEGVPGTDLLRSHMYVLRRALEQPPETTLLHTVPGTGYRLYALE; translated from the coding sequence CTGTCGATTCTGATCATCGAGGACAACGCGCAGCTCGCGGCCAACCTCTACGACTACCTGGAAGGTTGCGGCCACGTGCTCGACGCCGCGCCGGACGGGTTGTCCGGCCTGCACCTGGCGTCGTCGAAGGACTACGATGCGATCGTGCTCGACTGGAACCTGCCGCGGCTGGACGGCCTGACCGTGCTGCGCCGCCTGCGTGGCGAAGCGAAGAAGAAGGTGCCGGTGATCATGCTCACCGCGCGCGACCAGCTGACCGATAAGATCGACGGCTTCGAATCCGGCCTCGACGACTACCTGGTCAAGCCGGTGGCGCTGCCGGAGATCGAAGTCCGGCTGCGTGCATTGGTGACGCGGCTGCGCCAGTCGGCCGCACCGGAGGACATCCTGACGGTGGGCGACCTGACGTTCCACATGGGCACGATGGAGATCCATCGCGGCGCGCGCCGCATCGTGCTGACGAGGACCGGGCGGCGCCTGCTGGAACTGCTGATGCGCGAAAGCCCGCAGGTGGTCAGCCGCGCGAAGCTGGAGCGCGCCGCGTGGGGCGAAGGCGTGCCCGGCACCGACCTGCTGCGTTCCCACATGTACGTGCTGCGCCGTGCGTTGGAACAACCGCCGGAAACCACGCTGCTGCACACGGTGCCCGGCACCGGCTACCGGCTGTACGCGCTTGAATAG
- a CDS encoding formylglycine-generating enzyme family protein has translation MKRTLPPTASLLLLAMASALAVAGDAGSGYRWIEGGDFRSSVRYEESTRIVRVASFSLMAQPVSNRDFAAFVAREPQWRRDRIPAVFASPGYLGHWAGPDAPGDGVDPEAPVVHVNWYAADAYCRAQQARLPRFVEWEYAAAADTARRDARQDAAWRMRQVNDGTPHAIDAAPDAPANAYGIHGLHGAHWEWSEDYASLLGDGDRRGQQDGDALRYCGATAMSFNDPGDYGVVKRFVLLSALQPDATLGNLGFRCARSTP, from the coding sequence ATGAAACGGACGCTGCCCCCGACCGCCTCGCTCCTCCTGCTCGCCATGGCGTCGGCGCTCGCCGTCGCCGGCGACGCAGGTAGCGGCTACCGGTGGATCGAGGGCGGCGACTTCCGTTCGTCCGTGCGCTATGAAGAGTCCACCCGCATCGTGCGGGTGGCGTCGTTCTCGCTGATGGCGCAACCCGTCAGCAACCGCGACTTCGCCGCCTTCGTCGCCCGCGAGCCGCAATGGCGGCGCGACCGCATTCCTGCCGTGTTCGCCAGTCCGGGGTATCTCGGCCATTGGGCCGGCCCGGATGCGCCGGGCGATGGCGTCGATCCGGAAGCACCCGTCGTGCACGTCAATTGGTATGCCGCCGATGCCTATTGCCGCGCGCAACAAGCGCGGCTGCCGCGTTTCGTCGAATGGGAGTACGCGGCGGCCGCCGATACCGCGCGCCGTGACGCACGCCAGGATGCCGCATGGCGAATGCGCCAGGTCAACGACGGCACGCCGCACGCCATCGATGCGGCGCCCGACGCGCCCGCGAATGCCTACGGCATCCACGGTCTGCATGGCGCGCACTGGGAATGGAGCGAGGACTACGCCTCGCTGCTGGGCGACGGCGATCGTCGCGGCCAGCAGGACGGGGACGCGCTGCGCTACTGCGGCGCGACCGCCATGAGTTTCAACGATCCCGGCGACTACGGCGTGGTGAAGCGCTTCGTGCTGCTGTCCGCGCTGCAACCCGACGCCACGCTGGGCAACCTCGGCTTCCGCTGTGCAAGGAGCACGCCATGA